A stretch of the Sphingobacterium thalpophilum genome encodes the following:
- a CDS encoding glycosyltransferase family 117 protein — protein sequence MNYTKINNLLGWICALIATVAYIMTAERSTSWWDCGEFIASAFKLQIVHQPGAPLFLMIQNIFSNLAGGDVTRIAFWMNVGSAVCSGLTILFLFWTITALARKIIVKGADESFTATDLIKIFGSGAVGALAYAFTDTFWFSAVESEVYAMSSLCTAVVFWGILKWENHADEPGADRWLIFIAYVMGLSIGVHLLNLLVIPAIALVIYFKRTKTVTSSGATKAFFIGVVVLALILWGIIQYTVKAAAYFDLFFVNSLGLGFGTGFNFFLILVVALFVYGIWYSIKKVKPMLNLILVSTAFIVFGYSSFAMIMVRAKANPTLNNSDPDNAFSFVSYLGREQYTSEPLLSGPTFDAQVVDATPTYTYRKDKDKYTKVENGMDYKYDKTMFFPRIYSNRDGHDGYYRDYLKIPEGQSPTFGDNMKFFFSYQIGHMYGRYFLWNFAGRQNDQQGQGSFTEGNWISGLKPVDQMHVGGQNAIPDSLKTDPSNNKYYFLPLIIGLIGAFWHFGKRQRDAGIVGLLFFFTGLAIVLYLNQSPLQPRERDYAYAGSFYAFAIWIGLGVFAIADYLSKKVDGKVAAGLATAVCLLGAPVLLGFQNWDDHDRSEKTTARDLAKNYLASCAPNAILFTYGDNDTYPLWYVQEVENYRPDVRVVNLSLLSSDWYMRQMKQKVNQADGLPINIDDEKFKKGVREVLYYQDMQVPGHVDLDLVMQILLSDDQKNKLELRGGKFENFLPTKNFSLPVDREAVIKNKVVPKAWEESIVDTMTWTYNRNYVSRAELSILNVLLNNNWKRPIYFAATVPNDNYLGLDKYLVQEGFALRLMPINAPAGAEGTLVDTQAAYKDITTKYQWGNMANASYLDPESYRMITMITNTVMGGTATQLMVEGHKDEARKVAVETYEKMPKRVYLMRDVLGYIPIINVLYETGENKRANEIVSRNLKFITQNMRWYQDIAQSKPELEYSNIGTALRALGAYKSILASTSEKQLLQQVTDLEKSYKQQYGVE from the coding sequence ATGAACTATACTAAAATCAACAATCTTTTAGGATGGATATGTGCGCTCATTGCAACGGTAGCGTATATCATGACAGCCGAACGATCGACGAGCTGGTGGGACTGTGGTGAGTTTATCGCTTCAGCCTTCAAACTTCAAATTGTGCATCAGCCGGGAGCTCCCTTATTCTTGATGATCCAGAACATCTTCTCAAACCTTGCGGGTGGTGATGTGACACGGATCGCTTTCTGGATGAATGTGGGATCTGCTGTATGTAGCGGTCTGACGATCTTGTTTCTGTTTTGGACCATCACTGCGCTGGCCAGGAAGATCATCGTAAAAGGTGCTGATGAATCGTTTACAGCAACAGATCTGATCAAAATATTTGGCTCTGGAGCCGTAGGCGCGCTGGCTTATGCCTTCACAGATACGTTCTGGTTTTCTGCAGTCGAGTCAGAGGTGTACGCCATGTCTTCTCTTTGTACTGCTGTGGTATTTTGGGGTATCCTGAAGTGGGAGAACCACGCGGATGAGCCCGGCGCTGACCGCTGGCTGATTTTCATAGCCTATGTGATGGGCCTTTCTATCGGGGTGCATTTATTGAACCTCCTGGTCATTCCGGCAATTGCCCTGGTCATCTACTTCAAACGTACAAAAACAGTGACTTCCTCAGGGGCCACCAAGGCATTCTTCATCGGTGTGGTGGTGCTTGCCCTGATTTTGTGGGGGATCATACAATATACTGTCAAGGCCGCGGCTTATTTTGACCTGTTCTTTGTCAATAGCCTGGGACTGGGCTTTGGAACGGGCTTCAATTTCTTCCTGATTCTGGTCGTGGCGCTTTTTGTTTACGGCATCTGGTATTCGATCAAAAAGGTCAAACCGATGCTGAACCTAATTTTGGTCAGTACCGCTTTCATCGTATTTGGCTATAGTTCTTTTGCCATGATCATGGTACGTGCCAAAGCAAATCCTACATTAAATAACAGCGATCCAGATAATGCCTTTTCGTTTGTGAGCTACTTGGGACGTGAACAATATACAAGTGAGCCACTATTAAGTGGTCCCACGTTTGACGCGCAGGTGGTCGATGCTACACCGACTTACACTTATAGAAAAGATAAGGACAAGTATACAAAGGTCGAAAACGGTATGGATTATAAATACGATAAAACCATGTTCTTTCCGCGGATCTATAGCAATAGAGACGGGCATGACGGGTATTACCGTGATTACCTGAAAATTCCTGAAGGGCAATCTCCGACGTTCGGGGATAATATGAAATTCTTTTTCAGCTATCAGATCGGACATATGTACGGACGTTATTTCTTGTGGAATTTTGCGGGCCGTCAAAACGATCAGCAGGGGCAGGGCTCCTTTACTGAAGGCAACTGGATCTCGGGTCTGAAGCCGGTGGATCAGATGCATGTGGGTGGTCAGAATGCGATCCCGGATTCGTTGAAAACAGACCCTTCCAACAATAAATACTATTTCCTGCCATTGATCATCGGTCTGATCGGCGCCTTCTGGCACTTCGGCAAGCGGCAACGTGATGCCGGGATTGTGGGATTATTGTTTTTCTTTACGGGACTTGCCATTGTGCTCTATCTGAATCAGAGCCCACTGCAGCCCCGGGAACGTGACTACGCCTATGCAGGTTCATTCTACGCTTTTGCCATCTGGATCGGACTGGGGGTATTTGCTATCGCGGATTACCTGAGCAAGAAGGTGGACGGCAAAGTTGCAGCTGGGCTAGCTACAGCAGTCTGTTTGCTGGGAGCACCGGTGTTGCTGGGATTCCAGAACTGGGATGACCATGACCGCTCGGAGAAAACAACGGCACGTGATCTGGCTAAAAATTACCTGGCTTCCTGTGCACCCAATGCCATTTTGTTTACCTATGGCGACAACGATACCTATCCATTATGGTATGTGCAGGAAGTAGAAAATTATCGTCCGGATGTACGCGTTGTGAATCTCAGCCTGCTGAGCTCCGACTGGTATATGCGTCAGATGAAGCAAAAAGTGAACCAGGCGGACGGTCTACCGATCAACATTGATGATGAGAAATTCAAAAAAGGCGTCCGTGAGGTTCTTTACTATCAGGATATGCAGGTTCCGGGACACGTAGACCTGGATCTGGTGATGCAGATCTTGTTGTCCGATGACCAAAAGAACAAGCTGGAACTGCGTGGTGGTAAGTTTGAGAACTTCCTGCCAACCAAAAATTTCAGCCTTCCGGTCGATAGAGAAGCTGTTATCAAAAATAAGGTGGTTCCAAAAGCATGGGAAGAGTCCATCGTAGATACGATGACCTGGACATACAATAGAAATTATGTATCGAGAGCGGAGCTGTCGATCTTGAATGTATTGTTGAATAACAACTGGAAACGCCCGATTTATTTCGCAGCAACCGTGCCGAACGATAACTACCTCGGTCTGGACAAATATTTGGTGCAGGAGGGATTCGCCCTGCGTTTGATGCCGATCAATGCGCCTGCAGGAGCAGAAGGTACATTGGTAGATACGCAGGCTGCCTACAAAGATATCACGACCAAATACCAGTGGGGAAATATGGCAAATGCTTCTTATCTCGATCCCGAGTCGTACCGGATGATCACCATGATCACCAATACGGTGATGGGCGGTACAGCTACTCAGCTGATGGTGGAAGGACATAAAGATGAAGCTCGTAAGGTCGCGGTGGAGACTTACGAGAAAATGCCGAAACGTGTCTATCTGATGCGTGATGTCTTAGGTTACATTCCGATTATCAACGTATTGTATGAAACGGGTGAAAATAAACGCGCAAACGAGATTGTCAGCCGCAACCTGAAGTTCATTACTCAAAATATGCGCTGGTATCAGGATATTGCACAGAGCAAACCTGAACTCGAATATTCCAATATCGGAACGGCATTGCGGGCTTTGGGTGCTTACAAGAGCATTCTGGCTTCGACCTCAGAAAAGCAGCTGCTACAGCAGGTGACCGACCTGGAAAAATCGTATAAACAGCAATATGGTGTAGAGTAA
- a CDS encoding aspartate carbamoyltransferase catalytic subunit, with protein sequence MSAAAEQLSTRHLLGIKDLNEKDIQLILDTASNFKEVLNRPIKKVPSLRDITIANVFFENSTRTRLSFELAEKRLSADIVNFAASSSSVSKGETLIDTVNNILAMKVDMIVMRHPYAGAGVFLSKHVNAQIVNAGDGAHEHPTQALLDSFSIRERFGDVAGRKVAIIGDITHSRVALSNILCLQKQGAEVMVCGPTTLIPKHITSLGVKVEHDLRKALNWCDVANMLRIQLERQDIAYFPSLREYSMLYGLNKEILDSLNKPITIMHPGPINRGVEITSDVADSEHSIILDQVENGVAVRMAVLYLLAGQRG encoded by the coding sequence ATGTCAGCTGCAGCAGAACAATTAAGTACTCGCCATTTGTTAGGAATTAAAGATCTAAATGAAAAAGATATTCAATTAATCCTGGATACAGCGAGTAATTTTAAAGAAGTATTAAACCGGCCGATCAAAAAAGTTCCCTCCCTACGGGATATTACGATTGCCAATGTGTTTTTTGAAAATTCAACGCGCACGCGGCTTTCATTTGAGCTTGCAGAAAAAAGACTTTCGGCTGATATTGTCAATTTTGCGGCTTCGTCCTCTTCCGTGAGCAAAGGGGAAACCTTGATCGATACGGTAAACAACATTCTGGCGATGAAAGTCGATATGATCGTGATGCGGCATCCTTACGCAGGAGCGGGCGTGTTTTTGAGCAAACATGTCAATGCGCAGATCGTGAATGCTGGCGACGGCGCACACGAACACCCGACCCAGGCCTTGCTCGATTCCTTCTCCATCCGCGAACGCTTTGGCGATGTCGCCGGACGTAAGGTGGCCATTATCGGAGATATCACACATTCGCGTGTCGCACTCTCCAATATCCTGTGCCTGCAAAAACAGGGGGCTGAAGTGATGGTCTGTGGGCCGACGACACTGATACCTAAACATATTACCTCGTTGGGTGTAAAGGTGGAACATGATCTTAGAAAAGCACTGAACTGGTGTGATGTGGCTAATATGCTGCGTATTCAGCTGGAACGTCAGGATATCGCTTATTTCCCCTCACTGCGGGAATACTCGATGCTTTACGGATTAAATAAAGAAATTTTGGATTCGCTGAACAAGCCAATCACCATCATGCACCCGGGACCGATCAACCGTGGTGTGGAAATCACCTCTGATGTAGCCGATAGCGAACACTCCATTATCCTGGATCAGGTGGAAAATGGCGTGGCAGTACGGATGGCCGTATTGTATCTATTGGCCGGGCAGCGCGGCTAA
- a CDS encoding APC family permease, with product MKRQLKLWDAVMLVMGSMIGSGIFIVSSDMMRQLGSGYWLAVVWLLTAVATVAAAICYGELSSMYPKAGGQYTYLTEVFGKPVGFLYGWSLFTVIQTGTIAAVAVAFGKFTAYLIPQLNDAAPLFQRGEFKITWIQVLAMGIILLLTYINTRGIRSGKSVQSFFTSAKIIALVLLIVGGLFLIRENHFSENMAYGWDSFQNLKGEGWAAISGGTLMGALAAAMVGSVFSSVAWENVTFVSGEIVNPQRNVVRALVIGTSLVMVLYICCNIIYLSALSREEIAFAANDRVAIAAAEKMLGHVGTIAMAVLVMISTFGCVNGLALSGARVFQTMAKDGLFLKQAIPNNKFDVPARSLWLQGIWASLLCLSGQYGNLLDMISFVIVIFYMITVLGVIIQRVRKPTLERSYKTFLFPLTPLLYLLIGTIFCVLLIIYKPQYTWPGFILVLIGLPVYFIARGKMNGRGSV from the coding sequence ATGAAACGTCAACTGAAATTGTGGGACGCTGTTATGCTGGTCATGGGATCGATGATCGGTAGTGGGATTTTTATTGTGTCGAGCGACATGATGCGGCAGCTGGGCTCCGGATATTGGCTGGCGGTCGTATGGTTGCTGACTGCCGTCGCGACGGTTGCTGCAGCAATCTGTTATGGTGAATTGTCTTCAATGTATCCCAAAGCCGGCGGACAATATACCTACCTTACGGAGGTTTTTGGCAAGCCAGTTGGATTTTTATATGGCTGGAGCCTGTTTACTGTGATTCAGACCGGTACCATAGCGGCCGTAGCGGTGGCCTTCGGTAAATTTACGGCCTACCTGATTCCACAGCTGAACGATGCTGCTCCTTTGTTTCAGCGCGGGGAGTTCAAAATTACCTGGATTCAGGTGCTCGCCATGGGTATCATCCTGTTGTTAACTTACATCAACACGAGGGGCATTAGAAGTGGCAAGTCGGTACAGTCCTTTTTTACTTCGGCAAAAATTATCGCCCTGGTATTGCTGATCGTCGGTGGGTTATTTTTGATTCGGGAAAATCATTTTTCGGAGAATATGGCCTATGGCTGGGATTCTTTTCAGAACCTGAAAGGCGAGGGCTGGGCAGCTATTTCGGGAGGTACATTAATGGGGGCGCTGGCAGCAGCTATGGTGGGATCGGTGTTTAGTAGCGTTGCCTGGGAAAATGTGACCTTTGTGTCGGGCGAAATTGTCAATCCGCAGCGCAATGTGGTCCGTGCACTCGTGATCGGTACCAGTCTGGTGATGGTCTTATATATCTGCTGCAATATTATTTACCTATCTGCGCTGAGCCGCGAAGAAATTGCTTTCGCCGCCAATGACCGGGTCGCTATTGCCGCAGCTGAAAAGATGCTGGGGCATGTGGGGACCATCGCGATGGCTGTGCTGGTCATGATCTCCACATTCGGCTGTGTCAATGGGCTTGCCCTATCGGGAGCCCGGGTCTTTCAGACCATGGCCAAAGATGGCTTATTTCTTAAACAGGCAATCCCCAACAATAAATTTGATGTGCCGGCCCGGTCCTTGTGGCTGCAGGGCATCTGGGCATCCCTGCTCTGTCTGAGCGGACAATATGGTAATTTGCTCGATATGATCTCTTTTGTGATCGTCATCTTTTACATGATCACGGTACTCGGCGTGATTATACAGCGGGTGCGCAAGCCGACACTGGAGCGGTCGTACAAGACTTTTTTATTTCCTCTGACGCCGCTGCTCTATCTGCTTATCGGTACCATATTCTGTGTGCTGCTGATCATTTATAAACCTCAATATACCTGGCCGGGCTTTATTCTGGTCCTGATCGGCCTGCCCGTTTACTTTATCGCGCGTGGAAAGATGAACGGGAGAGGCAGCGTGTAG
- the pyrR gene encoding bifunctional pyr operon transcriptional regulator/uracil phosphoribosyltransferase PyrR — MKQSILLDGPKFQITIQRLCRQLIENHGDFSNAVVIGIQPRGTFLARRIVKELQQMIGKDILVGDLDITFYRDDFRTKGNAGPILANSTNINFIVEGKDVIFIDDVLWTGRTIRAAMDAVQAFGRARRIELLVLVDRRFSRQIPIQPDYIGIQVDSIDSQKVIVNWKESEDQDSITLITEKKTSGND; from the coding sequence ATGAAACAGTCGATCTTATTAGACGGACCAAAATTTCAGATCACCATTCAAAGGCTATGTCGTCAGTTGATTGAGAATCATGGTGATTTTTCAAATGCCGTCGTCATAGGTATTCAACCCAGAGGAACTTTCTTAGCCCGGCGTATTGTCAAGGAACTGCAACAGATGATCGGAAAAGATATTCTGGTCGGCGATCTGGATATCACATTTTACCGAGATGATTTCCGGACTAAAGGTAATGCCGGTCCCATACTCGCCAATAGCACAAATATCAATTTTATCGTCGAAGGTAAAGATGTCATTTTTATTGATGACGTACTCTGGACCGGACGCACAATCCGTGCCGCGATGGATGCGGTGCAGGCTTTTGGCCGGGCACGGCGAATAGAACTGCTTGTCCTGGTCGACCGTCGCTTTTCCAGACAGATTCCCATACAGCCTGATTATATTGGTATACAGGTGGATTCTATCGACTCACAGAAAGTTATTGTGAACTGGAAGGAGTCCGAAGATCAGGATAGCATAACCTTGATCACCGAGAAGAAAACGTCTGGTAATGACTAA